One Microvirga thermotolerans DNA window includes the following coding sequences:
- a CDS encoding PAS domain S-box protein: MADATDLAFLDDSEMGRLTRNYDWSRTSLGPISRWPQSLKTAVGILLRSPVPIVLLWGPDGVMIYNDAYSGFAGGRHPALFGSKVREGWPEVADFNDNVMKVGLSGGTLSYRDQELTLYRRGVPEQVWMNLDYSPVLDESGRPAGVLAIVVETTERVLAQQALAKTKERLSYALNAAGMVGTFDWHVQTDTFYSDARFAALFSVDPEKGETGAPIAAYFAGIHPGDRERIGEAVNRTLETGEKYAQEYRLLQRDGTVRWIDARGECLFDDDGKPLRFLGTVVDITERKRIEEQLAETTRRLDAILNNTTMAVFMMDDRQQCVYMNKAAESLTGYTLAETQGRPLHDVVHHTRPDGTPYPLCECPIDRALPENNQEQGEEIFVHKDGSFYPVAFTASPIRDGTGRPIGTVIEARNIEQELRARAALEAFNATLEQRVAEAIAERDKVEALLRQSQKMEALGQLTGGVAHDFNNLLQVISGNLQLLARDVAGNERAETRVQNALAGVSRGSKLASQLLAFGRRQPLEPKVVNIGRFIKGMGDMLRRALGEEIEIETVISGGLWNTQVDPGQIENAILNLAINARDAMDGRGRLTIEAGNALLDDRYALQHDVAAGQYVMLAVTDTGCGMPPEILERVFDPFFSTKPEGKGTGLGLSMVYGFVRQSGGHIKIYSEVGQGTTVKIYLPRVHDCEDVLTDLRTTPVRGGTETILVVEDDEDVRETAVALLSDLGYRVLKARDATSALTIIESGIDIDLLFTDVVMPGPMRSPELARKARARLPHIAVLFTSGYTENAIVHGGRLDPGVELLPKPYSREDLARKIRHVLANQQQRNRAASLPSRAEAPSHAQTPAAEVVNVTSWTVLLVEDDELIRSSTAEMLAELGHTVLQAAGATSALKALESNPVDILVTDIGLPDLPGGELARRALAARPGLGIVFATGDEAVSAGQDLEKAVLLVKPYAIQDLAQALASAASAPPSDKAEPSSARSASQ, translated from the coding sequence ATGGCGGACGCAACCGACCTCGCCTTTCTGGACGACAGCGAGATGGGCCGGCTCACCCGGAACTATGACTGGTCCCGGACTTCGCTCGGGCCGATCTCGAGGTGGCCGCAGAGCCTGAAGACCGCGGTCGGCATTCTCCTGCGTTCGCCGGTTCCCATCGTCCTGCTGTGGGGGCCGGACGGCGTGATGATCTACAATGACGCCTATTCGGGCTTCGCAGGCGGTCGGCACCCGGCCCTGTTCGGCTCGAAGGTGCGCGAGGGCTGGCCCGAGGTCGCCGACTTCAACGACAACGTCATGAAGGTCGGCCTGAGCGGCGGCACCCTGTCCTATCGCGACCAGGAACTCACGCTCTACCGCAGGGGCGTTCCCGAGCAGGTCTGGATGAACCTGGACTACAGCCCCGTCCTCGACGAGAGCGGCCGGCCGGCGGGCGTGCTCGCCATCGTGGTGGAGACCACGGAGCGCGTGCTGGCCCAGCAGGCGCTCGCGAAGACGAAGGAGCGCCTGTCCTATGCCCTCAATGCCGCGGGCATGGTCGGCACCTTCGACTGGCACGTCCAGACCGACACCTTCTACTCGGATGCCCGCTTCGCGGCGCTGTTCTCGGTCGATCCGGAAAAGGGCGAGACCGGCGCGCCGATCGCCGCTTACTTCGCGGGAATCCACCCCGGCGACCGGGAGAGGATCGGCGAAGCCGTCAATCGCACCCTGGAGACGGGAGAAAAGTACGCGCAGGAGTATCGCCTCCTGCAACGGGACGGCACCGTGCGCTGGATCGATGCACGCGGCGAGTGCCTCTTCGACGACGACGGCAAGCCGCTGCGCTTCCTCGGCACCGTGGTCGACATCACCGAGCGCAAGCGAATCGAGGAGCAGCTTGCCGAGACCACGCGCCGGCTCGACGCGATCCTGAACAACACGACGATGGCGGTATTCATGATGGATGACCGCCAGCAATGCGTCTACATGAACAAGGCGGCCGAATCCTTGACCGGCTACACCCTCGCCGAGACGCAGGGCCGCCCCCTCCACGACGTGGTCCATCACACGCGGCCGGACGGCACGCCCTATCCGCTGTGCGAATGCCCGATCGACCGCGCTCTTCCCGAGAACAACCAGGAGCAGGGCGAGGAGATCTTCGTCCACAAGGACGGCAGCTTCTATCCCGTGGCCTTCACCGCGAGCCCGATCCGCGACGGAACGGGGCGGCCCATCGGCACCGTCATCGAAGCGCGCAACATCGAGCAGGAGCTTCGGGCCCGGGCGGCGCTCGAAGCCTTCAACGCCACCCTGGAGCAGCGGGTGGCGGAGGCGATCGCCGAACGGGACAAGGTCGAGGCCCTGCTCCGCCAGTCGCAGAAGATGGAGGCGCTGGGCCAACTGACCGGCGGCGTGGCGCACGACTTCAACAACCTGCTCCAAGTGATCAGCGGCAACCTGCAGCTTCTGGCCAGGGACGTCGCCGGCAACGAGCGCGCCGAGACGCGGGTGCAGAACGCGCTGGCCGGCGTGTCGCGCGGGTCGAAGCTGGCCTCCCAGCTCCTCGCTTTCGGCCGCCGCCAGCCGCTCGAGCCGAAGGTCGTGAACATCGGGCGCTTCATCAAGGGCATGGGCGACATGCTGCGCCGGGCGCTGGGCGAGGAGATCGAGATCGAGACGGTCATCTCCGGCGGGCTCTGGAACACCCAGGTCGATCCGGGCCAGATCGAGAACGCCATCCTGAACCTGGCGATCAACGCGCGCGATGCCATGGACGGGCGGGGCCGCCTGACCATCGAAGCCGGCAACGCCCTCCTCGACGACCGGTACGCCCTCCAGCACGACGTGGCGGCGGGCCAGTACGTGATGCTGGCCGTCACCGATACCGGCTGCGGGATGCCGCCCGAGATCCTGGAGCGGGTGTTCGACCCCTTCTTCAGCACCAAGCCGGAAGGCAAGGGCACGGGCCTGGGCCTTTCGATGGTCTACGGCTTCGTCAGGCAGTCCGGCGGACACATCAAGATCTACAGCGAGGTCGGCCAGGGCACGACGGTGAAGATCTACCTGCCCAGGGTGCACGACTGCGAGGACGTGCTGACCGATCTTCGCACCACGCCCGTGCGGGGCGGAACCGAGACCATCCTGGTCGTGGAGGACGACGAGGACGTGCGCGAGACGGCGGTCGCCCTGCTGTCGGACTTGGGATATCGGGTGCTCAAGGCCCGCGATGCCACGAGCGCGCTCACCATCATCGAGAGCGGGATCGACATCGACCTGCTGTTCACCGACGTGGTCATGCCCGGCCCCATGCGCAGCCCGGAGCTGGCGCGCAAGGCGCGCGCCCGTCTGCCGCACATCGCCGTGCTGTTCACCTCGGGATACACCGAGAACGCGATCGTGCACGGCGGCCGGCTCGATCCCGGAGTGGAGCTCCTGCCCAAGCCGTATTCCCGCGAAGACCTGGCACGGAAGATCCGGCATGTGCTGGCCAACCAGCAGCAGCGCAACCGGGCCGCGTCGTTGCCGTCGCGGGCGGAAGCCCCGTCGCATGCCCAAACGCCCGCGGCCGAGGTCGTCAACGTCACGAGCTGGACCGTTCTGCTCGTCGAGGACGACGAGCTGATCCGAAGCAGCACGGCCGAGATGCTGGCCGAACTCGGCCATACGGTGCTTCAGGCCGCGGGCGCGACGTCAGCGTTGAAGGCTCTGGAAAGCAATCCGGTCGACATCCTGGTGACGGATATCGGCCTTCCCGATCTCCCGGGCGGCGAGCTGGCCCGGCGCGCCCTGGCAGCCCGGCCCGGCCTGGGAATCGTCTTCGCGACCGGGGACGAGGCGGTCTCGGCCGGGCAGGACCTGGAGAAGGCCGTCCTGCTGGTGAAGCCCTACGCCATCCAGGACCTCGCCCAGGCTCTGGCCTCGGCGGCCTCCGCCCCCCCTTCGGACAAGGCGGAGCCGTCCTCCGCCCGGAGCGCAAGCCAATAG
- a CDS encoding cold-shock protein: MLQGTVKFYNEHKGYGFIQPNNGGKDVFVHATALERAGMRGLVEGQKVSFEIETDRRTGKQSAGNLQSA, encoded by the coding sequence ATGCTTCAGGGAACTGTCAAATTCTATAACGAACACAAGGGCTACGGCTTCATCCAGCCGAACAACGGCGGCAAGGACGTCTTCGTCCATGCCACGGCGCTCGAGCGCGCCGGCATGCGCGGCCTCGTCGAGGGCCAGAAGGTCAGCTTCGAGATCGAGACCGACCGCCGGACCGGCAAGCAATCGGCCGGGAACCTCCAGTCCGCGTGA
- a CDS encoding class I SAM-dependent methyltransferase, with product MTDGPTTALMRKAYARWAPIYDLVYDKLTEPAARAAVNAAVACGPRVLEAGVGTGLSLGYYPAHAEVYGVDLSEDMLRRAQEKVEKRGLAHVKSLQVMDVTRLGFPNETFDAVTAQFIITLVPEPEVALSEFARVLRPGGEIVLANHFGQPSGPIAVLEELASPLAKAIGWSSAFKAARVEAWARSTGSMDVVELKPLFPAGFFKLMRIRKRA from the coding sequence ATGACGGATGGACCCACCACGGCCCTGATGCGCAAGGCTTATGCGCGTTGGGCCCCGATCTACGACCTCGTCTACGACAAGCTGACCGAGCCCGCCGCCCGGGCCGCCGTGAATGCGGCCGTGGCCTGCGGCCCGCGCGTTCTCGAGGCGGGGGTCGGGACGGGGCTGTCCCTGGGCTACTACCCGGCCCATGCGGAGGTCTACGGGGTCGACCTGTCGGAGGACATGCTGCGTCGTGCGCAGGAGAAGGTGGAGAAGCGGGGCCTCGCCCATGTGAAGAGCCTCCAGGTCATGGACGTGACCCGGCTCGGCTTCCCGAACGAGACGTTCGACGCGGTCACGGCACAGTTCATCATCACCCTGGTGCCGGAGCCGGAGGTCGCCCTCTCCGAGTTCGCCCGGGTGCTCCGGCCCGGCGGGGAAATCGTCCTCGCCAACCACTTCGGCCAGCCCTCCGGACCCATCGCTGTCCTGGAGGAGCTGGCGTCGCCCCTCGCCAAGGCCATCGGCTGGAGCTCGGCCTTCAAGGCGGCCCGCGTGGAGGCCTGGGCGCGCTCCACCGGCTCCATGGATGTCGTGGAGCTGAAGCCGCTCTTCCCGGCAGGGTTCTTCAAGCTCATGCGCATCCGCAAGCGGGCCTGA
- the mnmA gene encoding tRNA 2-thiouridine(34) synthase MnmA: protein MLNSLDLPREPSKTRVVVAMSGGVDSSVVAALLKREGYDVLGITLQLYDHGAAAHRKGACCAGQDIYDARRVAETIGIPHYVLDYEARFREAVIDRFTQSYLAGETPIPCVECNRSIKFRDLLETAKELGADILATGHYVASRALPDGRRALHRAADPERDQSYFLYATTPEQLSMLRFPLGEMPKEQTRALAREFGLAVAAKADSQDICFVTQGRYSDVIERLKPGAVRGGEIVHVDGRVLGRHEGIIHYTVGQRKGLGISTGEPLYVVRLEADAARVVVGPREALATRLIRIADVNWLGDVPLESLGEEGMDVAVRVRSTREPRPAVLRADGTGAVVELLSAEDGVSPGQACVIYESDAPRARVLGGGTIARTTAEVAPAAA, encoded by the coding sequence GACGCGCGTCGTGGTCGCCATGTCCGGAGGCGTGGACTCCTCCGTCGTCGCCGCCCTCCTCAAGCGGGAGGGCTACGACGTGCTGGGCATCACGCTCCAGCTCTACGATCACGGGGCCGCCGCCCACCGCAAGGGCGCGTGCTGCGCGGGCCAGGACATCTACGACGCGCGCCGGGTCGCGGAGACTATCGGCATTCCGCACTACGTGCTCGACTACGAGGCCCGCTTCCGCGAGGCGGTGATCGACCGCTTCACGCAGAGCTATCTCGCGGGTGAGACGCCGATTCCCTGTGTGGAATGCAACCGCTCCATCAAGTTCCGCGACCTTCTGGAAACGGCCAAGGAGCTTGGCGCGGACATCCTCGCCACGGGCCACTATGTGGCGAGCCGGGCCCTTCCCGACGGGCGCCGCGCCCTCCATCGGGCGGCCGATCCCGAGCGGGACCAGAGCTACTTCCTCTATGCGACGACGCCCGAGCAGCTGAGCATGCTGCGGTTTCCCCTGGGCGAAATGCCGAAGGAGCAGACGCGGGCCCTCGCCCGTGAGTTCGGCCTCGCGGTCGCGGCGAAGGCGGACAGCCAGGACATCTGCTTCGTCACCCAGGGGCGCTACAGCGACGTGATCGAGCGCCTCAAGCCCGGCGCCGTGCGGGGCGGCGAGATCGTCCATGTGGACGGCCGGGTTCTCGGCCGTCACGAGGGGATCATCCACTACACGGTGGGCCAGCGAAAGGGCCTCGGCATCTCCACCGGGGAGCCCCTCTACGTGGTGCGCCTCGAGGCCGACGCGGCGCGGGTGGTGGTCGGCCCTCGGGAGGCCCTGGCGACCCGGCTGATCCGCATCGCGGACGTGAACTGGCTCGGCGACGTGCCGCTCGAAAGCCTGGGCGAGGAGGGGATGGACGTGGCGGTGCGGGTGCGCTCCACCCGCGAGCCCCGGCCCGCGGTCCTGCGGGCTGATGGAACCGGGGCCGTTGTGGAGCTGTTATCGGCGGAAGATGGGGTGTCTCCCGGTCAAGCTTGTGTCATCTATGAGAGCGATGCTCCCCGGGCACGCGTGCTGGGCGGGGGCACCATCGCTCGCACGACAGCCGAGGTCGCTCCCGCTGCGGCCTGA